In Kryptolebias marmoratus isolate JLee-2015 linkage group LG2, ASM164957v2, whole genome shotgun sequence, the genomic stretch TTTCCTGGACAGGAGGACTGCCGGGAGGAGCACCGATTGTGGTACCAGGAGGAGGAACGCAGCTGCAGGGTGGATATTCTCAAGCAGGAGGACAAGGAGGCGCGGGAGGGTACAAccctgctgccgccgccgccgccaaaGCTGCTAAATACGGTACATTGTTCAAACTTTGTTACACGGTCTGTTTATTTCAtgcactttttctctttttgtaatGATTACCTGGGTTAGTTTCAGTTCAGTGCTGACTTGTCTTGATTCATCAGTCTCAgtggaacaataaaaaaaaaaaagaaaagatgacatTATGGCTAGTAGTTACTCCTGAGCagcacaaagaagaagaaatggcCTCAGCACgttcttcttctttaaatatCTTAGTACCAGTCTCAGTTCAACGTCACACTTGAGTAAACCCCTTTTTTTCATGAGATTTTCATAGTTCTCTAAGTTGATTTATTGCTTTTGCAGTCAGGGTTATGTTTTCGGCTGTGCTGGTTGGTTGCTTTAATCGTTCgcaaaactaatgaacagattctgATGAAATTTGATGACATTCATCCAGATCCTGATCCGGATCTCACCATTTCTTTAATGACCCtatgcaggggtggaaattagcacccgccacccgccacccgccaaatgcgggtaaatatttgaagtggcgggtgaatttgatcaacacacacgccactgtggcgggttggcaatttgaacagaaaatgtgttatttgtcctcttgacatataggggacagtaatgtgctcgagttgctgctgttacgtcgagccgcgttcccccatcagatNNNNNNNNNNNNNNNNNNNNNNNNNNNNNNNNNNNNNNNNNNNNNNNNNNNNNNNNNNNNNNNNNNNNNNNNNNNNNNNNNNNNNNNNNNNNNNNNNNNNNNNNNNNNNNNNNNNNNNNNNNNNNNNNNNNNNNNNNNNNNNNNNNNNNNNNNNNNNNNNNNNNNNNNNNNNNNNNNNNNNNNNNNNNNNNNNNNNNNNNNNNNNNNNNNNNNNNNNNNNNNNNNNNNNNNNNNNNNNNNNNNNNNNNNNNNNNNNNNNNNNNNNNNNNNNNNNNNNNNNNNNNNNNNNNNNNNNNNNNNNNNNNNNNNNNNNNNNNNNNNNNNNNNNNNNNNNNNNNNNNNNNNNNNNNNNNNNNNNNNNNNNNNNNNNNNNNNNNNNNNNNNNNNNNNNNNNNNNNNNNNNNNNNNNNNNNNNNNNNNNNNNNNNNNNNNNNNNNNNNNNNNNNNNNNNNNNNNNNNNNNNNNNNNNNNNNNNNNNNNNNNNNNNNNNNNNNNNNNNNNNNNNNNNNNNNNNNNNNNNNNNNNNNNNNNNNNNNNNNNNNNNNNNNNNNNNNNNNNNNNNNNNNNNNNNNNNNNNNNNNNNNNNNNNNNNNNNNNNNNNNNNNNNNNNNNNNNNNNNNNNNNNNNNNNNNNNNNNNNNNNNNNNNNNNNNNNNNNNNNNNNNNNNNNNNNNNNNNNNNNNNNNNNNNNNNNNNNNNNNNNNNNNNNNNNNNNNNNNNNNNNNNNNNNNNNNNNNNNNNNNNNNNNNNNNNNNNNNNNNNNNNNNNNNNNNNNNNNNNNNNNNNNNNNNNNNNNNNNNNNNNNNNNNNNNNNNNNNNNNNNNNNNNNNNNNNNNNNNNNNNNNNNNNNNNNNNNNNNNNNNNNNNNNNNNNNNNNNNNNNNNNNNNNNNNNNNNNNNNNNNNNNNNNNNNNNNNNNNNNNNNNNNNNNNNNNNNNNNNNNNNNNNNNNNNNNNNNNNNNNNNNNNNNNNNNNNNNNNNNNNNNNNNNNNNNNNNNNNNNNNNNNNNNNNNNNNNNNNNNNNNNNNNNNNNNNNNNNNNNNNNNNNNNNNNNNNNNNNNNNNNNNNNNNNNNNNNNNNNNNNNNNNNNNNNNNNNNNNNNNNNNNNNNNNNNNNNNccagccactatggctggtgatcaaaatttttaatttccacccctgacccTATGTCCTAGGCTTGCTCTCTCTTTAGGTATCATTTTAGAAATGAtggtttctattttttattatttttttaatctatctttttttaatctatctTTGCTGTTGGTGTCATTTGGGTAAATACGTCGCCACACAAGTGAGTTCAGTTTAATCACGCTGCTTCTGTTACCCTTTACCAACATCGTAAGCCATGACGTGTTTCTGCCGCGACACAAATGATCTTACACAAGGCTTTAAATTCTGAGCCACACAAGGCCTTCTGGGTACTTTGTTCTTCTTCATTGAtctggagcagattattcttTCAAGAATTCTGTTTCGGCTTTCTGGGATTGGTTTTTGGTTTATTACAAGTTCACACTTTGCCCTGGTCGAGCCTTTTCTTTACGGTAGGCTGACCTGTTTTCCACAGGAGTGGGAGGATCTGGAGCCATCGGAGGTGGACTCGTCGGACCAGGAGGacaaggaggagcaggagggtACAAccctgctgccgccgccgccgccgccgccaaaGCTGCCAAATACGGTAAAAAGGAGCTGAACCCGATCAAATCTTACAGCTCGTTGCTCCTTACCTGTGGGTCAGCTGGGGTCACCGAATTGCGGTGACCTGAAACACGACGCCGTGATGTTTGCTCGATTTCAGGGGTTTGACTTTGATAACGCAGAAAGAGAACGACCCTGAAATGTCAGACAAACCTCACGATCACAGCTGGCGGGCGGCGCCGCTGAGTGGGAGGAAACAATTcatacgttttgtttttgtgatgtgcTCATGAAAGACGGTGTCAGTCTGCAGCAGTGATTTGTGGTGCAAACACCACCTGTCCAAGGACGAACACCACATCTCTCACTTTAGTTACTTTAGTTGTAGGTTTTTAATTACTAGGGTGAGTGAAATGCTtctgaataaatttgttttttgcaggagcaggaggactgggaggtggaggaggctttggaggtggaggaggtctGGGAGTTGGAGGTCTTGGAAGTGGAGGATATTCTGCTGCTGCCAAGGCTGCTAAATATggtaaatgaaatgaaatctgCAAGCACAACGACTGGGAAGGAATTCTGACATATTACCAACTTCTCTTTAGGTGTGGTtccaggaggtggaggaggtggaggaggtgctGGAGGGATTCCAGGAACCCAGTATCGCCCAGGATATGGATGTAAGCAGACTCCGAATCAACGCGAGCCGTGAAAGAAATCCTTCGTTCCTTCATCAGACCCTCGGATCGTCTTTTAACTTCTCTCCTGCTTTTTGTGTTGCAGCTTTAGCAGCTGGTGCCAAATCTCCTAAATACGGTGAGACTCAGATATTTGCCTTTTGACGGTGTGCAAAACTCGCCGCGATTTATGGGAAGACCACGTGTGCAGactattgaaatgtttttgtctcaaCCAGAATTCGTTAAGATTCTACCCTAAATGCAACGATAAATGggatttgttttgcaaaataaaaattaaaaagaaaataaaatgtcatgaGCTGATATTTTGCTTCAACCAACAGTCCCACAGACAGGCCTGGGAGGAGGTGGAGTCCCAGGGGGAGCAGGACAGGTGCTGCCAGGTGGTTATGGTGGTGAGTAGTTAAAGTGTTGGTGAGTTAACTCGAGTGCCGTCTCATTTGTTGTAATTTAACAACTTCTCTGCATCTTTGCAGCTTATGGGGGCGGCGCTGGGAGCAAACCTCCAAAGTTCGGTGAGAAAGTTTCGCTCCCTTTTTAGTTTAGATCCTTTTTAGAGAGTGGTGTGAATCAGTCTCTTCTGATCAGGCCTCAAATCAGGGAGATGAGGCGCTTCTGGGGAACAAAAGCTGTGAGCGCTGTTAGTGTCGTTCGGAAGTTATGTTGCAGCGAAGTAATGTTGCAGCCGTGTGTCTTCACCTTAAACAGGAGGAGTTGGAGGAgttggaggagctggaggagctggagcggGGTTAGGATACGGCGccctgggaggaggaggagtgccTTTCGTTCCGGGAGCTGGACAATACTCTCAGGCGGCAAAAGCTGCTAAATATGGTAAAACGCAAACAACACACAGTCGGCTGAAATAAACGGATATAAAATGTCCAAAGCACGTTCTCCCCTTTTCAACGCCGCACTTCTAACGTCATCAGGAGTTTCGGGAGGTGCTGGAACAAgaccaggagcaggaggagtaGTCTTTCCCGGAGGGGGACAGTACTCTCAGGCTGCAAAAGCTGCTAAATATGGTCAGAAGATACAAAGAGAAACAATACACAATCAGCTGATCACAATACATctgatctgatttattttgttttttacttcattACCTACACATTAATAATGAAACCTGattgcttcttgttttgtttttttttttttattaaggaGTTTCAGGAGGCGCTGGAACAATaccaggagcaggaggagttGTCCTACCAGGAGGGGGACAGTACTCTCAGGCTGCAAAAGCTGCTAAATATGGTAAAAAGATAGAAACATGAATACTACACAGTCAGGGGGCgttttcagagaaacaaactgattcaGAATGggtaaaagttttaatttgttctccGGGAGGGTAACCCCTTCCTGAGCTGCTGAggggggtcatgggagtttggtTCTCCGGTCTTCGTGTGTTTCGTGGATCCGGAGAAGGTTTTTTTGTCCGTGTTCCCTGAGGGACTCCGTGGAGGTGCTGTGGGAGGGACGGGGTTCCCGGGTGGGTTTTGAGGGCTGCCTGGTTCCTGTCTGACCGAAGCAGGAGCCGGGTCCACGTCCTCGGGACGAAGTGGAGCTCGGACTCCGCCGGGGCTGTCCCTCGCCTCCGGTCCGGATTCGTGGTGCTCATGGACAGTTTCTCGAgtcgtggagaggaggaggtctcgTCTTTGCCTTTTGCGGATGCTGTGGTCCTGCTGGCCTCTTTAAACCACGACCTTCATGGTGGACTGGGACGGTCCACAGCCGGGAGgagagtcagctcctccaaGTCCGAGGACGTGGTTCTCAAACCGCACACGGGTGGAAGGCTTCCTCCGGGTCGGGGACGAGtctctgaaatgagcttccttcgtagggcggccgggctcagctGCAGGGATCAGGAGAGGAGCTCCTTCATccggggggagctcggagtagagccgctgctcctcctcattgaaaggagtcagctgaggtgactcctggacgcctccctttgtaGGTTTTTCAGGCtcgtcccactgggaagagacctcggggcagacccagaactccctgcagggattctgtctcctctctggtTTGGGAACGACTTGGGAttctccaggaggagctggagagtctcTGGGGgaaagggaggtctgggtttccctcctggacctgttgcctccacgacccgaccacggataactgatagaagatggatggatattgtTCTCATTGTAGCtctctctgtattttttttaatttagttacaCAAAACTCAGAATAAAACCcgtcttttctctctctctctctctctctctctgtaaaTCAGGAGGTGTTGGAGGAGGATTAGGAACAGGAGGAGTACTAGGAGTCCAAGGAGGTGGTCAGTACTCCCAAGCTGCAAAAGCCGCCAAATATGGTATgagccacaaacacaaaatggatggattaaaaATCATTAGGTTTAGATAAATCATGTGGTTTAGataattttgtaaatgttgctCCTTTTTCCGTTTGATTTTGGTTCCGCAGGAGGGTTTGGAACAGGACAGGTGCCCGGAGCCACAGGTACTGCATGTGGAAGATAACACCAGCGGAGCCGttactgtttttatgttgaaaacaaaaagttcaaaatgagCAGTGAAACAGACGCTGACGacggtgtgtgtctgtgcaggaTATCCAGGAGGCGTCAAACCACCAAAACCAGGTAAAACGagaaacttcctgtttaaaacatttaaagacaggagAACCTGAAGGCTCAGTTCTGATTTTGTGAAACGAAGTGCTGTGTAAAGGTCattaacaaataatatcttacctgttgtagatagctctttgaccACCTCAGGTTAAGTGGGACCAGATTGACAAATTCAATTTCTGCCTTGACTCTCAGAAATCCCACagctttttataaatctttacacgaTCACCTTGGACAGTATTTCTGGCAAAAATATGATAATAATCCGGCTTGAAGTTTCTCCGGCTGCAGAAGAAGTGCTGCCGCTAATAACCAGAGAGTTctacgggaaaaaaaaaaaaatgtgtttgtgtaatCAAAGAAACAAGATTTTCATGAACAACATGAACAACAGATTGCCGAAGAatcagacaacaaaaaacaagtaaactCCAGCTTTAATAAATGCCTTTAAACCTTCCTTCAGGTCTGTTCTGGTGTTCTGTCGCCGCGTTCCCTAAAAACCGTCAGATTTATCGGAGGCTTACGGGTCAGTGGCCGCGATCCGAGAGGCGTTCTGTCCGAACAGAAATAACGGAGACCTTGTGTGTGCGCTTCCTGCAGGCAGCGTTCCTGGCGGGCAGCAGATTGTGACTCCAGACACGGGCTTCGCTGACATTTCCAACGGCTCCCTCGGACCCGGTGGCGTTCCTCTAAAACCAGGTTGACGTTCTGAATACGGCTTCTGATGCGCAGATTTACCAAcctgtgccacaaaaacaaaacaaaaccaaaaaaaatgactctttttcttcttttgcaggAAAGGATCTGGGCCTCACTGGGACTCCTCGGCCAGGTATCTCTCAGATcaaacctcacacacacacgcgcctCCACGTGTGTGTTCGCTTTATTGACCGCCACGTGCGGGCTTCTCCTTCCCCTGCGCACCCACGACTCACACGTTATTGATATCACTAATGCTAGCAGCTACTGACCGCCTCTAGCTCACAGGCTCCAGGATTCTCCTGCCTCCTCTGGGCCTTTTTTCGCTCTTGTTTCAGCTTTGTTGACAGCACCCTGGATGAAACAGGAACCTGTTGTCTCTTTGGCAGGGCCCACGCCTCTTTCTGCGCTTAGCAAGGCACCAGAGCTCCCTCATCCCAGTAAGACTCACCTGCCTGCATCGAGCTTCCCAccacacacagcaacacaccACATTTAGCTTTTCACTGATTTTGCCGCTCGTTTCTTTGTGAATTTGAACCCCGACGCTCTATAAGCACGCATCACTGCCACCTAACTGGTTTACAGATTTAGATTACAGATTTTAACACTGCTTCATCTCTTtcaactgttgttgttttaacctGAACCACCTGTTTTGCATCATATAATCACCAACTTTAGGAACGTTTGTATCATTTATTTGTCCAGATATTACAGTGAGGAACAGAAATGTTCTCATTTTAGTCTTAAAAATGTCTGTCTTCTCAAAAACTGCATTAATCATTTTACTCGCCCCGGCTTCTTTCTAACCGTGCCGACCTGTGCTGTTTACTTACTCCTCTCAGTGTTGTTGGATCTGACGGGTTTCTGGCTCCGGCGTGCGCCACGTCCCGACAAATACGGGAACTTTTACACAAACCAGACGCGAGCCTGAAGTGTTTCATTCATATGAAGTCACGCTGCGCCCGAATGAGAGGCTGACTGAGCTGTCTGCTTTCTGCTACTCGTCACCGTCTCGTGTCACGCGACCTTTTCTCAACGCCACCTCCCCTTTTCCACTAACAAGCTGCCTCTGCTGAGCCGTGGACGTCACGCAGCAGGCCCTCCGTTTTAAACTCGCAGAAGCTCGTTGTTTAAATTCGCCCACCAGTCCAGGTTTACTGGTGCTCAGGCTTTAAAACGTTTCGACTCTTCGGGCTTCGTGTTTGTTGTTACTCCAGTGAAATCATTCTGACACGGCTCATTCAGCtttgaatgctttttttatCCACATAGGTTCATTTAAAAGACAGAATCAGACCCAACCATTCCAGAAATATTCCCACTAACTTtgcctttttccttctttcGCTCATTGCGGTTTTTGTGAAAACAGGCGGTGAGTACGAAATAAGTTTCCCAGTggatagataaataaatgtgcGTTTCGTCCTGTTTGTGActaattttgttctttaactCTGTCAACAGTTTCTGGTGGAGTCGTACAACCGAGTGGTAAGAGGCGcttaaacaataataacaattaaaatagtttgaaatgaattcctgtcatttgttttgttatattctgtttgtttttttttcttttttaacagctgGAACAAGCATTGGTAAATGTGCCAAAATATCCCATATTTAAATGCATCCAATAATACtgacatgtttcttttaatgaatCCTGTAAGCAAAGTTTAGGTGTGATAAATCTGTTTCGTGTCCCTTACAGGTGGAGCAGGAGTACCTGCGCCCTCTAGTGGTCAGAACAGTttcttgacttttctttttgtacaaaaatgtcttttactAGATATctaaacatatcaaatacaGTGTTTTGTGCCATCTAAATAGAATAAATGAAATCAGCCTggtttttgtgacatttcagATATGATCTGCTTCATGTGAACTTATTTCAATCCTCTCTGTGTCTTTAGGTGATTCAATAGGCCCAGTTCAAACCGGTGAGCGAGAttagtccagttttttttttattcattgttaTAAAAATTACTCTAAACCTGTTTTCTGAAATATGCCAGATTAACAGGAGAAGCAAAATCTAAGACTCTGAGAGCGTAAAGCTGAATGATTCACAAAATCCACACCTGATTCTGACATGAATCTCATGCTTCAGTCGCCCCGATCGGCTCTAAAGCTCGATTACTGCTCCTTTCTTTGGCCAGCtttatttactcttttatttattatcactcTGTTTGTGCCGAAataagttagagaggacagtcAGACACAAACGCAGGCCCACGTGCAGCTCggtggagaaataaaacaacgtGAAATGAGAGAGGAGATGCCGTGAAACGAGCAAATTTAGATTATAAATCATATTAGACGCACATGAAGAAGAGACTGAAAAGAAGTGAGAAACTCTGTTTTCTTGTCTCTTTTCTAAGTTCATGTTGTTGATTCATAATTAAAATATCAGTATAAagttatatatgtatatatttaaactGCTGTGGGTTGTTTTAGACTGGCTGCCTATAGACGGTCATTCTTTCTGTCTTGTAAAGacttgaaattttttttatttcttagctTAAACTGATTGGTTTGACTGAGGACTATTAAAAGGTATCTTTAAGTAAATAAGATGGTAAAACAGAGGAGTTAAAGTTCAGTAACTacagctgcagaaccagaacgAAGGGCTGTGTTTGGAAGAGCAAGTAGGCAAAGAAATCTAGGAGAAACAAACAATCActcaaatattacattttatatatatatatatatatatatatatatatcactgagcttttctgttttgcaaattccaaaaagttctgtttttatttttccagtttattttgactttttaagcagttctgcacagaaaaaccttatttctgtcattaaacCGAAAAGTTCCACGTCTGGCCACCAGgtggagacaaagacaaaccctgaatctgctgtttctgttttcaggtgTTGGCGCGAAAGCACCCAAACCCCCACAGTTCATCCCAGGTaaccctgctgctgctttttatttcactccCTTCTTTATGCCCCCTGTTTTCTTTAGTCACCTCACCAATAAACACATGAAGGCGCTGCAGCTCAATCCTTAATTTGACTCCTGAATTACAAACTATATCAGGAGTCTGCAACCATAAggtgtaaaagaggcatttttaaacattttttaactatTATTCAGACTAAATAGACTTTTTAAAGAGCCACAAATCTAGACTCTTAAAGTAAATATGACATACATTatgatgtttatttatataaatatactactttgtatttagttagttaatgttgttgaaaagtgtgttttttttaataatttatggTTCTATACAACATATATTGTatagattttatatatatatatattctagaTTAGAATTATGCAGATTTATTTAAGTGCTTCccatatttctaaaataaaaaaaagttacattcaATGTCAAATTTCGACGCTGAGTCTTTAACGAGCgtgtttttctgtctggacAGCTAACGATCCGGCTCCAATCAATACAagcagtttgtgtaaaaaaaaaaaaaaaaaaaatgctgcatcaGGCCTTTCTCAGCCCAATTAGACCtccagcaaattcaaaagtcaTCACTTTTAAGCGTCCGCAGGTTCagagttgtagttttttttgtgttttttttgctgttctgcACTTTTTCTGTCACACTTTAAACactaatgggaaaaaaaacatacaatatgACAGGAGATagacatgaaaacaacattaaatgGTCCTAGGTTTTCCTATATTTCACACGTTTAATGATTGTGATTTTTAGGAAAGTTACCATGATGACAGTTATCAGATTATTCCTGTTAGTTTGAACCCCACTTGTCCTTCACAGGTCCAGGTCTAGGTCCAGGTGGATACCCCATCGGTGGACCTTACGCAGGCACGTTTTATAACAGTTTCCTTTTCAGTGTTTGTGGATTCGGTCTAATCTGCGACGTTCCTCCCTGTGTTTTAGCTCCGTACGGCGCTGTGATCCGACCAGGAGCTGGAATCCAGCCTGGAGCGAAACCCCTGAAACCTCCCGGTACGTTTAGGTCTTTGAAAGGGAACCGCCCCACCTAGTTCCTCCCGTTGCACGTCTAATGTGTCGTCGAGCGTTGATCAAAACCGTGGATTTTACTGTGTCGTTCAGTCGCAGGAGGCGGAGCGGGAATCCCACTGGCGGCTGGAGGATACCAAGGTCAGCTGAACACGCTAATGAGCCTAAAAGTTTCTCAAAGAAGAAATGGAAatgaaggttttgtttgtttttggtgggGAAGTATCCATATGACTGATCTGAAATGAGAGCAGTGGAAAAGCTCTGAAACACAACGTTCCCCTGACTTAAcgagaaataaacaaattttaaaaaaatctactaGATCGTTCGGCCCAGTGCTCAGAGTGATAGTTGGTCAGGAGACGCTAACATGTCACCCTTCCTGTGCAGGAAATGGAGCTGGGCGGCCTGATAACTGTGTGTGTCAGGATTGAAGGGCTGGTTCTTACTGGAGCTGCTTCTCCAGTCTTACATGCAGAGCTGTATGCCTTCCCTGTCCCTCACCCTCTCCGTCTCCGTCTGTCCACAGCTGGACATTTAGGAGCTGGGCGGTGGACTTAATGCACCCGAACCAGGTAGTTCAACAGAATCCCCCCGATCACTGACTTCATGGCAAAGCTGCACACCTGCCCAGCTGTGGCGtagtgcataaaaaaaaacacgcctGTTTGTCGTGCGGCATCACCTTTAGGGTGCGCGTGCCAAACAGTGGAGGGAACATCGACACAGACGAAAACCTCAGCATCGCAGGCTTCGTCGAAAGGAAACCCTGCAGGGCTTCTGCCGCCGTTAGGAGTTTCCAAATGGAGCACGTAAACAACACATAATTCCCCCGCTGTTAGGAGCTCGGCGCATACCTCCCCGATAAGATTGTCCGACGATAAGACGGAGTCATTGGGAGAGAGCCCTGCCCTAAAATAACCGTCGGGGGGGAAGTTCAGACGAGGTTGTTTCTGATGTTTCATCGTAAGAGGAGGTGGGCAGGGAGGGGGAGAGGAGACTGAACAGTCCGAACAATAACCATGAAAAcatcatgtttgtttctgttgaatCTGAGCAGGTTATGGTAACCTTGGAGGCAGAGGTGTATACCAGCAAGGTGAGGATCTGTGCTTTCATTCTGCTGCTCTGTCTtcctctgttttctcccttttaCTTCtcaaagaagcatttttttttaaatagtacaAGGGCCTAACTCTGCACACTTCACCTCAGCGGTACGcagcagagtttgttttttttcctttcgcTGCGTAGCTGCTTGtcctccttttctcctctctttgcTTTGCCCGCCGATGATGAACGAGCCGCCCAGTTGAACCGCAGCAGCAGCGTCCCCTCGcgtcccccccaccaccaccaccaccactacccCCCCAGCAGCAGACTCTGTACAGGCCCGTCACAGAAGGTCACGGCCCCAATCTGTCTCTGTGGCCACAGACGCTGCACGTCCATCTGAGGACAACCCTGATGCAGAAATACCACTTTCTGTAATTGGAGGAATTAGGTCCATCGCACGACTGCCTCTCGAAGTTGCTGCTGTAGTTTACACACCCAGGACTTGATGACAAATGTAAACTCTGAAAACTGCTGGCCTAGAAACAGCCCCTAAATAAGAATTTattgatgtagaaattgtgttagtagcataaaataaaaatcaagtcagtaaaacagaaaaaattgtCTTTTCTCACAGCTAATCAGACTTTAAAGGACCAGTCAGGTCCGTTTTGGTCAACTTCTGGCCTGACCCGACTACTGGATCGAACCTTTCgacccaatatttggtcaaaccaacccaaaaCTGTAACCCACCGGCTTTAACCCAACTGAGTTATTGGAACGACCCGGCTGTTTTTAGTGTGTATCCTGTAACAACACAGTTTCTTTCCAGTCAGTCACTGATCCACTGAAACTGTCCAGCTGTAATGATATATCATATATCATGACATTTCcacagtaattttattttaatcctgtttttttttaacttacagGTGTGGCTCCTGGTTAT encodes the following:
- the elna gene encoding elastin a isoform X6, with protein sequence MANRNLLLLLCGLFLAALIQPSLQGGVYVPAGAGIGPGAAGPGTGFFPGSAGQYPAAYKPAKAAAGGYGAGGRGVGPGGLVPGGVGTGGLGFGGIPTGQGGKAPQLGYGNLGAGGGGYGGYGAGAMAFYPGAGQKAAKRAPVIPQTGLPGGGGGIGGVGGVGGGGGGGAGKNAAKVPGMGVPGLYQPGLVPGQGFNGRGVLPGVPTGTDLNPKSIGAHQGGQNAGGRVFGPMQPGVFHGYPLKSPKAQGGYGAKPGGGKLPFGYGGFGTGGAVLPGGLGGSGSKPGYPVGTGVGTGSLSPAQSKAAKYGVGGGVGGVGGLGGVGGVGGLGGVGGVGGLGGVGGVGGLGGVGGVGGVGGVGGGLYPGQAIGGFGAGSKAAKYGGLPGGAPIVVPGGGTQLQGGYSQAGGQGGAGGYNPAAAAAAKAAKYGVGGSGAIGGGLVGPGGQGGAGGYNPAAAAAAAAKAAKYGAGGLGGGGGFGGGGGLGVGGLGSGGYSAAAKAAKYGVVPGGGGGGGGAGGIPGTQYRPGYGSLAAGAKSPKYVPQTGLGGGGVPGGAGQVLPGGYGAYGGGAGSKPPKFGGVGGVGGAGGAGAGLGYGALGGGGVPFVPGAGQYSQAAKAAKYGVSGGAGTRPGAGGVVFPGGGQYSQAAKAAKYGVSGGAGTIPGAGGVVLPGGGQYSQAAKAAKYGGVGGGLGTGGVLGVQGGGQYSQAAKAAKYGGFGTGQVPGATGYPGGVKPPKPGSVPGGQQIVTPDTGFADISNGSLGPGGVPLKPGKDLGLTGTPRPGVSGGVVQPSAGTSIGGAGVPAPSSGDSIGPVQTGVGAKAPKPPQFIPGPGLGPGGYPIGGPYAAPYGAVIRPGAGIQPGAKPLKPPVAGGGAGIPLAAGGYQGYGNLGGRGVYQQGVAPGYVGYPQQFYPGGYVPAQMTPQQAKAAKYGALQGFLGAGGGVGGGGGVYRGGVAGCQGKYCGRRK
- the elna gene encoding elastin a isoform X7 encodes the protein MANRNLLLLLCGLFLAALIQPSLQGGVYVPAGAGIGPGAAGPGTGFFPGSAGQYPAAYKPAKAAAGGYGAGGRGVGPGGLVPGGVGTGGLGFGGIPTGQGGKAPQLGYGNLGAGGGGYGGYGAGAMAFYPGAGQKAAKRAPVIPQTGLPGGGGGIGGVGGVGGGGGGGAGKNAAKVPGMGVPGLYQPGLVPGQGFNGRGVLPGVPTGTDLNPKSIGAHQGGQNAGGRVFGPMQPGVFHGYPLKSPKAQGGYGAKPGGGKLPFGYGGFGTGGAVLPGGLGGSGSKPGYPVGTGVGTGSLSPAQSKAAKYGVGGGVGGVGGLGGVGGVGGLGGVGGVGGLGGVGGVGGLGGVGGVGGVGGVGGGLYPGQAIGGFGAGSKAAKYGGLPGGAPIVVPGGGTQLQGGYSQAGGQGGAGGYNPAAAAAAKAAKYGVGGSGAIGGGLVGPGGQGGAGGYNPAAAAAAAAKAAKYGAGGLGGGGGFGGGGGLGVGGLGSGGYSAAAKAAKYGVVPGGGGGGGGAGGIPGTQYRPGYGSLAAGAKSPKYVPQTGLGGGGVPGGAGQVLPGGYGAYGGGAGSKPPKFGGVGGVGGAGGAGAGLGYGALGGGGVPFVPGAGQYSQAAKAAKYGVSGGAGTRPGAGGVVFPGGGQYSQAAKAAKYGVSGGAGTIPGAGGVVLPGGGQYSQAAKAAKYGGVGGGLGTGGVLGVQGGGQYSQAAKAAKYGGFGTGQVPGATGYPGGVKPPKPGSVPGGQQIVTPDTGFADISNGSLGPGGVPLKPGKDLGLTGTPRPVSGGVVQPSAGTSIGGAGVPAPSSGDSIGPVQTGVGAKAPKPPQFIPGPGLGPGGYPIGGPYAAPYGAVIRPGAGIQPGAKPLKPPVAGGGAGIPLAAGGYQGYGNLGGRGVYQQGVAPGYVGYPQQFYPGGYVPAQMTPQQAKAAKYGALQGFLGAGGGVGGGGGVYRGGVAGCQGKYCGRRK
- the elna gene encoding elastin a isoform X4, with protein sequence MANRNLLLLLCGLFLAALIQPSLQGGVYVPAGAGIGPGAAGPGTGFFPGSAGQYPAAYKPAKAAAGGYGAGGRGVGPGGLVPGGVGTGGLGFGGIPTGQGGKAPQLGYGNLGAGGGGYGGYGAGAMAFYPGAGQKAAKRAPVIPQTGLPGGGGGIGGVGGVGGGGGGGAGKNAAKVPGMGVPGLYQPGLVPGQGFNGRGVLPGVPTGTDLNPKSIGAHQGGQNAGGRVFGPMQPGVFHGYPLKSPKAQGGYGAKPGGGKLPFGYGGFGTGGAVLPGGLGGSGSKPGYPVGTGVGTGSLSPAQSKAAKYGVGGGVGGVGGLGGVGGVGGLGGVGGVGGLGGVGGVGGLGGVGGVGGVGGVGGGLYPGFGAGSKAAKYGGLPGGAPIVVPGGGTQLQGGYSQAGGQGGAGGYNPAAAAAAKAAKYGVGGSGAIGGGLVGPGGQGGAGGYNPAAAAAAAAKAAKYGAGGLGGGGGFGGGGGLGVGGLGSGGYSAAAKAAKYGVVPGGGGGGGGAGGIPGTQYRPGYGSLAAGAKSPKYVPQTGLGGGGVPGGAGQVLPGGYGAYGGGAGSKPPKFGGVGGVGGAGGAGAGLGYGALGGGGVPFVPGAGQYSQAAKAAKYGVSGGAGTRPGAGGVVFPGGGQYSQAAKAAKYGVSGGAGTIPGAGGVVLPGGGQYSQAAKAAKYGGVGGGLGTGGVLGVQGGGQYSQAAKAAKYGGFGTGQVPGATGYPGGVKPPKPGSVPGGQQIVTPDTGFADISNGSLGPGGVPLKPGKDLGLTGTPRPGPTPLSALSKAPELPHPSVSGGVVQPSAGTSIGGAGVPAPSSGDSIGPVQTGVGAKAPKPPQFIPGPGLGPGGYPIGGPYAAPYGAVIRPGAGIQPGAKPLKPPVAGGGAGIPLAAGGYQGYGNLGGRGVYQQGVAPGYVGYPQQFYPGGYVPAQMTPQQAKAAKYGALQGFLGAGGGVGGGGGVYRGGVAGCQGKYCGRRK